Part of the Diceros bicornis minor isolate mBicDic1 chromosome 2, mDicBic1.mat.cur, whole genome shotgun sequence genome is shown below.
CCCCCAAATCCAGGTCCAGGACACATCCCTGCGCCCCAAGTCACACAGTGAGCGGTGGCAGCGCAGGGGCTCGGGTCCAGGTCTCCCGCCTGCCACCCgaccctggccctgcccctgccccgcgTGTCTGGGCGCGCCGCACCGGCCAGCAGCCCTGACCCGTGCCCCTGTCGCCTGCAGGGCCCGCTCTCGGCCCTGGCCGAGGTGCACCGGCAGCGGCGCGACCTGCTGCGCCGCGCCTGCAGCCGCCACACGCGCCGGCAGCACCTGCTGCGGCCAGAGGACCTGCGGCACGTGCTGGTGGACGACTCGCACGGCCTGCTCTACTGCTACGTGCCCAAGGTGGCCTGCACCAACTGGAAGCGCGTGCTGCTGGCGCTGAGCGGCCGCGCCCGCGGCGACCCGCGCGCCATCCCCGCGCACGAGGCGCACGCGCTGGGCCGCCTGCCCTCGCTGGCCGACTTCAGCCGCGCCGAGATCAACCGGCGCCTGCGCGCCTACCTGGCCTTCCTCTTCGTGCGCGAGCCCTTCGAGCGCCTGGCGTCGGCCTACCGCAACAAGTTCGCGCGGCCCTACAGCGCGGCCTTCCAGCGGCGCTACGGCACGCGCATCGTGCGGCGCCTGCGGCCGCGCCCGCACCCCGACGCGCTGGCCCGCGGCCACGACGTGCGCTTCGCCGAGTTCCTGGCCTACCTGCTGGACCCGCGCACGCGCCGCGACGAGCCCTTCAACGAGCACTGGGAGCGCGCCCACGCGCTCTGCCACCCGTGCCGCCTGCGCTACGACGTCGTGGGCAAGTTCGAGACGCTGGCCGAGGACGCGGCCTTCGTGCTGCGCCTGGCGGGCGCGCCCGGCCTGCGCTTCCCCGCGCCGCCGCCCAGGGGCACGGCAGCCGCCGCGCGCGCCCAGGCCGCGCGCCTCTTCCGGGACGTCAGCCCCTTCTACCAGCGGCGCCTCTTCGACCTCTACCGGATGGACTTCCTGCTCTTCAACTACTCCACCCCCGCCTACCTGCGGCTGCACTAGCCCCCGACGCCCCGAGCTATGGGGGTGGGCCGGAGAAGGTGCGTTTCTGACGAGCCCCCAAGATGCTGGTGCTGAGGCTCGGGGACTCCACTCTGAGAACCCCTGCACCCTCACTTACGTGCTCGGCCAGCCCCCCTGGGCCTCCATCACACCCCGCGGGGTTTGGGTGCAGCCCACCTCGGGTGGCTGTACATCTGTGTGCCCGCCAATGCCAGTTGCTAGATGCTTGCTTCGTCTAACTACTCCAGCTGGCAGGCTCTTCCCCTTGGTGAGTGAGGACTGGATAATAGTTTTTTGGGTTGTGAGAGGCCATTTTTTGGGTCACCTCTGCCCTCTAACCTGTCTGTGGTGCGACCTGTCTTGGTGCAGACTGTGGCCCATCCCAGTGCCCTCCTCACCTCACCCACCCTGGTAAGGACAGCCTGGGCCAAGGAGAGAAGCCCTCTTTTACTGGATTCAGGCTAGAGCCATCCTTGTTGATGGGTGCGGCTCAGGTGCCAGCCATGAGCTGCCTTCTACTCTGCCTGTGACAGAACAGGGCCACCTCTTTCTGTGGCTGCCCCATCCTGACCCCACCCTTGGTCTCAGTCTGGCGAGATGCTTGGTCGTCTGTGCCTGCCTTGAGGAATTCCTCCTTCtctggctgtcctctgacctctttttctctctggctggCACCAGAATATGTCTGTCCTCTTAGATCACAGGCTGACTGCCTGTCCCCCGATGGCAAGGTCCCAACTGGGCCATCAGATGACCTGAGAAAGGGTCTCATGCAAAGAGCTGGACAAGACGTGAGAGTGCCCAGGTGGGCTCTTAATCTGGGACCCCCTTCAGTGATTTTGTATTAAAACCATGCACCAGTTCCTAAAGggatttataaaatgaataaaggaaacttcaactaaattggagtcaggaaggcatgtagggggagctctcatgccctgtcacacatcatcaattactccaaacaggaagaggCCTACACTTGCATCTCTgacaggaagtacaactacttGACTACTAAAGGAAGATTTCTTTCCCCACCCagccacagcccagccaatgggaaatgccacagctcagccaataagGAGCCCTTGCCACcttgaactgttactttcccccaatggattTTCCTTTAGAATAGCCCTTCCCTACTCCCcatttttctctgtaaaagcaGCTCCCGTTTtttgttctctggatttgcctatgattTGCTGTAGCATAcatatcctgaattgcaatttttttggctattcccaaataaactcattttgagggttAAATAACATgcgaatttgctttttaagttgacatatatggtgtcagaagtgggatctGAAGGAAGTGGTCCCCCAGAATTGAGCGAGGTACCTGCGCCAAACCCCTTGTGTTCATCGCTTCTGTGAGTTGCTGCCTGCTTTCAGTTTGATGAGTCTCCTCTCAGATTCTGAGCTCTGCTTTCCATGTGTTTTGAGCTCTCCAACTTTATTCAGGTTTGAGAGAGGCTTTGTCCTCTTGTGGGAAGGACCTTGTCCTTCCCAgttcaaggctgtgtccttgggtTCAAGGCATCATCCTTGATGAGTATTCAGTTGTTTTCTGAAGGTAGTGCTGTTCTTTTTGGGACTCAGGCTTGCTGAGAATCcaattttctttggttttcagattCCTTTTGGAATCAGGGCTGGAATCgggcaaatttctttttttagattcctttGGGGATCAAGGCTAGGACTCTAGCACCTTTCTTGGATTTTTCAGAAGAAATTTCAGAAATGAGGTCCCAGTCATCTAAATCTTCTGAGGGAAACTCTCCTTCAGGGACCCTGGCTGGGTTTATGTTTGAGAAT
Proteins encoded:
- the CHST13 gene encoding carbohydrate sulfotransferase 13: MGRRCWRRRVLAAACLGAALLLLGAAPRALRPAFENRALESGWLGGKRRSPLQMLYDLDQGPLSALAEVHRQRRDLLRRACSRHTRRQHLLRPEDLRHVLVDDSHGLLYCYVPKVACTNWKRVLLALSGRARGDPRAIPAHEAHALGRLPSLADFSRAEINRRLRAYLAFLFVREPFERLASAYRNKFARPYSAAFQRRYGTRIVRRLRPRPHPDALARGHDVRFAEFLAYLLDPRTRRDEPFNEHWERAHALCHPCRLRYDVVGKFETLAEDAAFVLRLAGAPGLRFPAPPPRGTAAAARAQAARLFRDVSPFYQRRLFDLYRMDFLLFNYSTPAYLRLH